In Neovison vison isolate M4711 chromosome 11, ASM_NN_V1, whole genome shotgun sequence, one genomic interval encodes:
- the PRDM8 gene encoding PR domain zinc finger protein 8, translated as MEDSGIQRGIWDGDAKAVQQCLTDIFTSVYTTCDIPENAIFGPCILSHTSLYDSIAFIALKSTDKRTVPYIFRVDTSAANGSSEGLMWLRLVQSARDKEEQNLEAYIKNGQLFYRSLRRIAKDEELLVWYGKELTELLLLCPSRPHSKMNGSSPYTCLECSQRFQFEFPYVAHLRFRCPKRLHSADASPQDEHGGGAGAKDRGGGGGGKDQPQAPQEAPLGAGPKFGKAGPVHHYPAPSPEGSGQPAAGGGAKPSTDFHNLARELENSGGGHTCSPGRGLGGGQQEAELSPDGSAPGGGKGKRKFPDEAAEGGGGGAGLAGARGRFAERPPPASKEDLVCTPQQYRAAGSYFGLEDSGRLFAPPSPETGEAKRSAFVEVKKAARAAGLQEDAADGGGAAADDQDAGGGGGGGGGGGGSSTPVAASPAGADKLLAPRPGGPLPSRLEGGSPARGSAFTSVPQLGGAGGGAGAGAGAAGGGGGQGPGPDERKSAFSQPARSFAQLSPLVLGQKLGALEPCHPGDGVGPARLYPAAADPLAVKLQGAADLNGGCGALAGGGGGGGGGGGLPKQNPFLYATAFWPKSSAAAAAAAAAAAGPLQLQLPSALTLLPPSFTSLCLPAQNWCAKCNASFRMTSDLVYHMRSHHKKEYAMEPLVKRRREEKLKCPICNESFRERHHLSRHMTSHN; from the exons ATGGAGGATTCAGGCATCCAGCGAGGCATCTGGGATGGCGATGCCAAGGCTGTCCAGCAATGTCTGACAGATATTTTTACCAGTGTTTACACCACCTGCGACATCCCCGAGAATGCTATATTTGGTCCCTGCATCCTGAGCCACACTTCCCTGTATGACAGCATAGCTTTCATAGCTCTCAAATCCACGGACAAGAGAACAGTCCCCTATATCTTCCGG GTAGACACCTCAGCGGCAAATGGTTCTTCAGAAGGTCTCATGTGGCTGCGACTTGTCCAATCAGCCCGAGATAAAGAAGAGCAGAACCTCGAGGCCTACATAAAAAACGGACAGCTGTTCTACCGTTCTCTCCGCAGGATTGCCAAAGACGAGGAGTTACTAGTTTGGTATGGGAAAGAACTGACTGAGTtactcttgctctgcccctctaGACCCCACAGCAAAATGAATG GGTCCTCCCCGTACACATGCCTGGAGTGCAGCCAGCGTTTCCAGTTCGAGTTCCCCTACGTGGCGCATCTGCGCTTCCGCTGCCCCAAGAGACTGCACAGCGCGGACGCCAGCCCGCAGGACGAGcacggcggcggcgcgggcgccaaggatcgcgggggcgggggcggcggcaaGGACCAGCCGCAGGCGCCGCAGGAGGCGCCCCTGGGCGCGGGCCCCAAGTTCGGCAAAGCCGGCCCGGTGCACCActacccagccccctcccccgagGGCAGCGGCCAGCCCGCGGCCGGCGGCGGCGCCAAGCCCTCCACGGACTTCCACAACCTGGCCCGGGAGCTCGAGAACTCGGGCGGCGGCCACACCTGCTCCCCGGGCCGGGGCCTCGGCGGCGGCCAGCAGGAGGCGGAGCTGAGCCCCGACGGCAGCGCCCCGGGCGGCGGCAAGGGCAAGCGGAAATTCCCGGACGAGGCGGcggagggcggcggcggcggcgcggggctggcgggggcgcgggggcgctTCGCCGAGCGGCCGCCGCCCGCCTCCAAGGAGGACCTGGTGTGCACGCCGCAGCAGTACCGCGCCGCGGGCAGCTACTTCGGCCTGGAGGACAGCGGGCGCCTGTTCGCGCCGCCCAGCCCCGAGACCGGCGAGGCGAAGCGCAGCGCCTTCGTGGAGGTGAAGAAGGCGGCGCGCGCGGCGGGTCTGCAGGAGGACGCGGCCGACGGGGGCGGCGCGGCCGCCGACGACCAGGAcgcggggggcggcggcggcggcggcgggggcggcggcggctcctCCACGCCCGTGGCCGCCTCTCCGGCGGGCGCCGACAAGCTGCTGGCCCCGCGGCCCGGGGGCCCCCTGCCCAGCCGGCTGGAGGGCGGCAGCCCGGCGCGGGGCAGCGCCTTCACGTCGGTGCCGCAGCtgggcggcgcgggcggcggcgcgggcgcgggcgcgggggcggcggggggcggcggcggccagGGGCCCGGGCCGGACGAGCGCAAGAGCGCCTTCTCGCAGCCCGCGCGCTCCTTCGCGCAGCTGTCGCCGCTCGTGCTGGGCCAGAAGCTGGGCGCGCTCGAGCCGTGCCACCCCGGCGACGGCGTGGGCCCCGCCAGGCTCTACCCCGCCGCCGCCGACCCGCTGGCCGTGAAGCTCCAGGGCGCCGCGGACCTGAACGGCGGCTGCGGGGCGctggcgggcggcggcggcggcggcggcggcgggggcggcctGCCCAAGCAGAACCCCTTCCTCTACGCCACCGCCTTCTGGCCCAAGAGctcggcggccgcggcggccgcggcggccgcGGCCGCGGGGCCCCTGCAGCTGCAGCTGCCGTCGGCGCTCACGCTGCTGCCGCCGTCCTTCACGTCGCTGTGTCTGCCCGCGCAGAACTGGTGCGCCAAGTGCAACGCGTCCTTCCGCATGACCTCCGACCTGGTGTACCACATGCGCTCGCACCACAAGAAGGAGTACGCCATGGAGCCCCTGGTGAAGCGGCGGCGCGAGGAGAAGCTCAAGTGCCCCATCTGCAACGAGTCCTTCAGGGAGCGCCACCACCTCTCCAGGCACATGACCTCGCACAACTGA
- the LOC122889731 gene encoding translation initiation factor IF-2-like yields the protein MRTDRGTGTGKTTEGANCDARTRGWARRGKETHVEQRTLTPLPGDPRGRRAARARWCAVRGPGHVAGCPHRPGWRSGVARPVWVETGDGKPRAPGQTSLQLRPRDRERLRRASRPGLVVPGPGVRRVPLAVALAGRRLRGKGLEEKPDRGQEAGAALPLRHPWRKEPRNPPRTPAPRPAPAPTQPRPLRRAWPLTRACNRPPAAATGKRCTSGVEDSAEDRTRDLGDFPRRLRFRPPLAGAREQVQHVSSGALQARSLCSRARHPRKPNREEQPPPPPRPAPPPPLARPRGPKPGAEGVRDLLRERAETEGAGRAANPGNRPRLGRSKG from the coding sequence ATGCGGACGGACCGAGGGACGGGGACGGGAAAGACCACGGAAGGAGCCAACTGCGACGCCAGAACACGGGGCTGggcaaggagaggaaaagaaactcaCGTCGAACAACGCACCCTCACCCCGCTCCCCGGGGACCCTCGCGGCCGCCGCGCTGCCCGGGCTCGGTGGTGCGCGGTGCGGGGCCCGGGGCACGTCGCGGGCTGCCCGCACCGTCCGGGCTGGCGGAGCGGAGTCGCGCGGCCCGTGTGGGTGGAGACCGGAGACGGGAAGCCCCGGGCCCCCGGCCAGACCTCTCTGCAGCTCAGGCCCCGGGATCGGGAGCGACTGAGGCGCGCTTCCCGGCCGGGGTTGGTTGTGCCTGGTCCGGGTGTCCGACGTGTCCCGCTCGCGGTCGCGCTCGCTGGCCGGCGCCTGcgggggaaggggctggaggaGAAACCGGACCGGGGACAGGAAGCGGGCGCAGCTCTGCCGCTCCGGCATCCCTGGAGGAAGGAGCCCCGGAACCCGCCTCGAACAcctgctccccgccccgcccccgcccccacccagccccGCCCCCTGCGGCGCGCGTGGCCGCTGACCCGGGCCTGCAACCGGCCGCCCGCGGCCGCCACTGGGAAACGCTGCACCTCGGGCGTCGAGGACAGCGCCGAGGACAGGACCAGGGACCTTGGGGACTTTCCCCGGCGGCTCAGGTTTCGGCCTCCCCTCGCCGGCGCCCGCGAACAGGTGCAACATGTGTCCTCTGGGGCCCTCCAGGCGCGAAGCCTGTGCTCGAGAGCTCGGCACCCTCGGAAGCCAAACCGGGAagagcagccccctcccccgccgcgccccgccccgcccccacccttaGCCCGCCCCCGCGGACCGAAGCCGGGAGCGGAGGGGGTTCGGGACCTGCTCCGAGAGCGCGCGGAGACGGAAGGCGCGGGGCGCGCGGCAAATCCCGGGAACCGGCCCCGACTGGGACGCAGCAAGGGCTAG